One genomic region from Macrobrachium rosenbergii isolate ZJJX-2024 chromosome 1, ASM4041242v1, whole genome shotgun sequence encodes:
- the LOC136839815 gene encoding mucin-22-like produces MTFNLYKRLESYSNLSLTGDKFVTPSLTGDKLLYLSLTGNKFLYLSLTGDKFLCLSLTGDKFLNLSLTADKFLNLSLTGVKFLNLSLTGDTFLNLSLTGDKFLNLSLTGVKFLNPSLTGDTFLKLSLTGDKFVNPSLTGEKFLYLFLTGDNFLYLSLTGDKFLNLSLTGDTFLNLSLTRDKFLNLSLTGVKFLNLSLTGDKFLNLSLTGDKFLNLSLTGDKFLDLSLTGDKFLNLSLTGDKFLNLALTRDKFLKLSLTGDKFLNLSLTRDKFLNLSLTGDKFLNLSLAGVKFLNLSLTGVKFLNLSLTGDKFLNLSLTGDKFLNLSLTGDKFLNLSLTVDKLLNLSLTGDKFLNLSLTGDKFLNLSMTGDKFLNLSMTGDKFLNLSLAGDKFLNLSLTEDKFLNLSLTGDKFLNLSLTGDKFLNLSLTGEPVSNWK; encoded by the coding sequence ATGACCTTCAACCTGTATAAGAGATTGGAGAGCTACTCGAACTTGTCTCTAACAGGAGATAAGTTCGTGACCCCGTCTCTGACTGGAGATAAGCTCTTGTACCTGTCTCTGACTGGAAATAAGTTCTTGTACCTGTCTCTGACTGGAGATAAGTTCTTGTGCCTGTCTCTGACTGGAGATAAGTTCCTGAACCTGTCTCTAACTGCAGATAAGTTCTTGAACCTGTCTCTAACTGGAGTTAAGTTCTTGAACCTGTCTCTAACTGGAGATACGTTCTTGAACCTGTCTCTAACTGGAGATAAGTTCTTGAACCTGTCTCTAACTGGAGTTAAGTTCTTGAACCCGTCTCTAACTGGAGATACGTTCCTGAAACTGTCTCTAACTGGAGATAAGTTCGTGAACCCGTCCCTGACTGGAGAGAAGTTCTTGTACCTGTTTCTGACTGGAGATAACTTCTTGTACCTGTCTCTGACTGGAGATAAGTTCTTGAACCTGTCTCTAACTGGAGATACGTTCCTGAACCTGTCTCTAACTAGAGATAAGTTCCTGAACCTGTCTCTAACTGGAGTTAAGTTCTTGAACCTGTCTCTAACTGGAGATAAGTTCTTGAACCTGTCTCTAACTGGAGATAAGTTCTTGAACTTGTCTCTAACTGGAGATAAGTTCCTGGACCTGTCTCTAACTGGAGATAAGTTCTTGAACCTGTCTCTAACTGGAGATAAGTTCCTGAACCTGGCTTTAACTAGAGATAAGTTCTTGAAGCTGTCTCTAACTGGAGATAAGTTCCTGAACCTGTCTCTAACTAGAGATAAGTTCTTGAACCTGTCTCTAACTGGAGATAAGTTCTTGAACCTGTCTCTAGCTGGAGTTAAGTTCCTGAACCTGTCTCTAACTGGAGTTAAGTTCTTGAACCTGTCTCTAACTGGAGATAAGTTCTTGAACCTGTCTCTAACTGGAGATAAGTTCCTGAACCTGTCTCTAACTGGAGATAAGTTCCTGAACCTCTCTCTGACGGTAGATAAGTTATTGAACCTGTCTCTGACTGGAGATAAGTTCCTGAACCTGTCTCTGACTGGAGATAAGTTCCTGAACCTGTCTATGACTGGAGATAAGTTCCTGAACCTGTCTATGACTGGAGATAAGTTTCTGAACCTGTCTCTGGCTGGAGATAAGTTCCTGAACCTATCTCTAACTGAAGATAAGTTCTTGAACCTGTCTCTGACTGGAGATAAGTTCCTGAACCTGTCTCTAACTGGAGATAAGTTCCTGAACCTGTCTCTAACTGGAGAGCCTGTCTCTAACTGGAAATAA